From Granulicella sp. WH15, the proteins below share one genomic window:
- a CDS encoding aconitate hydratase — MNPASHPDSFKAKATLTSGSTTVNYFSLAALPNLARLPFSLRILLENLLRHEDGRTVTADDIKFLAAWDPKAEPAREIAYMPARVLMQDFTGVPAIVDLAAMRDAMRALGGDPEKINPLQPAELVIDHSVQVDEFGTAGAYDMNAALEFQRNRERYAFLKWGQTAFNNFSAVPPGMGICHQVNLEYLARVVFTTQPDADGSLTAYPDTLVGTDSHTTMVNGLGVLGWGVGGIEAEAAMLGQPVSMLIPQVVGFRLTGKLREGTTATDLVLTVTEALRKLGVVGKFVEFYGPGIAELPLADRATIANMAPEYGATCGIFPVDKETLSYLRLTGRSEEHIALVEQYMRVQGLFHTADAPEAEYSATLSLDLSTVEPSVAGPKRPQDRVLLSGAAASFKQQLPNLLGPAGNKSVARQMLRWEGEGGHASAAGDLTSSVGAPALVADNVVPVSALTHVEAPVTSVKGRYGIDPEPYLDHGSIVIAAITSCTNTSNPYVMLAAGLLAKKAVEKGLRTPPWVKTSLAPGSRVVTDYYVKSGLMPYLDQLRFQVVGYGCTTCIGNSGPLPTDVSKAIEDHGLVAVSVLSGNRNFEGRISPEVRANYLMSPPLVVAYALAGSIHHDFANEPIGYDQAKQPVFLKDIWPTQQEVIDTVASSIDSTMFRKQYATVADGDQNWQHLSFPSGDTYGWEPDSTYIRKAPYFDGMAATPAPVEDIRAARCLAVLGDSVTTDHISPAGSIKKNGPAGKYLTEHGVSPADFNSYGSRRGNHEVMVRGTFANVRLRNKMAPGTEGGVTRLLPETTEMSIYDASVIYAERGTPLAILAGKEYGSGSSRDWAAKGPRLLGIRFVIAESYERIHRSNLVGMGILPLQFEPGSSAESLNLTGEEIFHIEGLRAMLDAKFADGKTLMVQAENMTGTTVEFPVTVRIDTPQEILYYQHGGILQYVLRQLAGKA; from the coding sequence ATGAATCCCGCATCGCACCCCGACTCCTTCAAAGCCAAAGCCACCCTCACCTCCGGCTCCACCACGGTCAACTACTTCAGCCTCGCCGCGCTGCCGAACCTCGCCCGCCTGCCCTTCTCGCTCCGCATCCTGCTCGAGAACCTGCTGCGCCACGAGGACGGACGCACCGTAACCGCTGACGACATCAAGTTCCTGGCCGCATGGGACCCCAAGGCCGAGCCTGCCCGCGAGATCGCCTACATGCCCGCCCGCGTGCTCATGCAGGACTTCACCGGCGTCCCCGCCATCGTGGACCTGGCAGCCATGCGTGACGCCATGCGCGCCCTCGGCGGCGACCCCGAGAAGATCAACCCGCTGCAGCCCGCCGAGCTGGTCATCGACCACTCCGTGCAGGTCGATGAGTTCGGAACCGCCGGGGCCTACGACATGAACGCCGCGCTCGAGTTCCAGCGCAACCGCGAGCGCTACGCCTTCCTCAAGTGGGGCCAGACGGCCTTCAACAACTTCTCCGCCGTGCCGCCGGGCATGGGCATCTGCCATCAGGTGAATCTCGAGTACCTGGCCCGCGTTGTCTTCACCACGCAGCCCGACGCCGACGGTTCCCTCACCGCCTATCCCGACACGCTGGTCGGCACCGACTCCCACACCACCATGGTCAACGGCCTGGGCGTCCTGGGCTGGGGCGTCGGCGGCATCGAGGCCGAGGCCGCCATGCTGGGCCAGCCGGTCTCCATGCTCATCCCGCAGGTCGTCGGCTTCCGCCTGACCGGCAAGCTGCGCGAGGGCACCACTGCCACCGACCTCGTCCTGACCGTCACCGAGGCGCTGCGCAAGCTCGGCGTCGTGGGCAAGTTCGTGGAGTTCTACGGGCCTGGAATCGCGGAGCTGCCGCTGGCCGATCGCGCCACCATCGCCAACATGGCCCCCGAGTACGGAGCCACCTGCGGCATCTTCCCCGTCGATAAGGAGACGCTCTCCTACCTGCGCCTCACGGGCCGTTCGGAGGAGCACATCGCCCTGGTCGAGCAGTACATGAGGGTCCAGGGCCTCTTCCACACCGCCGACGCCCCCGAGGCCGAGTACTCCGCGACGCTCTCGCTGGACCTCAGCACGGTCGAGCCCTCGGTCGCCGGACCCAAGCGCCCGCAGGACCGCGTCCTGCTCTCTGGCGCGGCTGCGTCCTTCAAGCAGCAGCTCCCCAACCTGCTCGGCCCGGCGGGCAACAAGTCTGTAGCCCGCCAGATGCTGCGCTGGGAGGGTGAGGGCGGCCACGCCAGCGCCGCCGGGGATCTCACCAGCAGCGTCGGCGCGCCTGCGCTCGTTGCCGATAACGTGGTTCCAGTCTCCGCCCTCACGCACGTCGAGGCTCCGGTCACCAGCGTCAAGGGGCGCTACGGCATCGACCCCGAGCCGTACCTCGACCACGGCTCCATCGTGATCGCCGCCATTACGAGCTGCACCAATACCTCGAACCCCTACGTGATGCTCGCCGCCGGTCTGCTGGCCAAGAAGGCCGTGGAGAAGGGCCTGCGCACGCCCCCCTGGGTCAAGACCTCGCTGGCCCCCGGCTCGCGCGTCGTCACCGACTACTACGTCAAGTCCGGCCTGATGCCCTACCTCGACCAGCTTCGCTTCCAGGTCGTCGGCTATGGCTGCACCACCTGCATCGGCAACTCGGGACCGCTGCCCACCGACGTCTCGAAGGCCATCGAGGACCACGGACTGGTGGCCGTCTCGGTGCTCTCCGGCAACCGCAACTTCGAGGGCCGCATCTCGCCCGAGGTCCGCGCCAACTACCTGATGAGCCCGCCGCTCGTCGTCGCCTACGCCCTCGCGGGCAGCATTCACCACGACTTCGCCAACGAGCCGATTGGCTACGACCAGGCCAAGCAGCCCGTCTTCCTCAAGGACATCTGGCCGACCCAGCAGGAGGTCATCGACACCGTCGCCAGCTCCATCGACTCGACGATGTTCCGCAAGCAGTACGCCACCGTGGCCGACGGCGACCAGAACTGGCAGCACCTCAGCTTCCCCTCCGGCGACACCTACGGCTGGGAGCCGGACTCCACCTACATCCGCAAGGCCCCGTACTTCGATGGCATGGCCGCCACCCCGGCTCCGGTGGAGGACATCCGCGCCGCCCGCTGTCTCGCCGTCCTCGGCGACTCGGTGACGACGGACCACATCTCCCCCGCTGGCTCCATCAAGAAGAACGGCCCCGCTGGCAAGTACCTCACCGAGCACGGCGTCTCCCCGGCTGACTTCAACAGCTACGGCTCGCGTCGCGGCAACCATGAGGTCATGGTGCGCGGCACCTTCGCCAACGTCCGCCTGCGCAACAAGATGGCTCCGGGCACCGAGGGCGGCGTCACCCGCCTGCTCCCCGAGACCACCGAAATGTCCATCTACGACGCCTCGGTCATCTACGCCGAGCGCGGCACGCCGCTGGCCATCCTGGCCGGTAAGGAGTACGGCTCGGGCAGCTCGCGCGACTGGGCCGCCAAGGGGCCGCGCCTGCTCGGCATCCGCTTCGTCATCGCGGAGTCGTACGAGCGCATCCACCGCTCCAACCTCGTCGGCATGGGGATTCTTCCGCTCCAGTTCGAGCCGGGCTCGAGCGCGGAATCGCTCAACCTGACGGGTGAGGAGATCTTCCACATCGAGGGCCTGCGCGCGATGCTCGACGCGAAGTTCGCCGACGGCAAGACCCTGATGGTACAGGCGGAAAACATGACCGGCACCACCGTAGAGTTCCCGGTGACGGTACGAATCGACACTCCGCAGGAGATCCTCTACTACCAGCACGGCGGCATCCTCCAGTACGTTCTGCGTCAACTGGCCGGTAAAGCCTAA
- a CDS encoding YXWGXW repeat-containing protein, whose translation MRTKSMNTKVLSRTGTTVALALFLGVAGCKSSSPAQAPNVINTAAATASTGTGVDPAAVNMAPVNGAAPAPAQGQVMGARSVYSGTQSGEEYPPQQAAPQQPPPGETAPANPDDYGPNQQYAAGDQGSYDSQADAGEDALYADQPPPPLPVYEQPVVDDPNYIWTPGYWSFGPGGYFWVPGAWVAPPFMGALWTPGYWGYGGSRYLFHRGYWGPYVGFYGGINYGFGYTGYGYSGGYWNGNNFYYNRSVNRINPGIRNFYEHPVESRGGYSRVSYNGGRGGLTVRPRPAEMAAMRQQRVPAMRTQIDAVRSAGQNRQQFFNQNKGRPAVAAAARPYQANRVAAPAAMQHVQQQNQQRLQQMNGQHPQQMNGRPQPGNQPQGNQQREQQQRPQQPTGAERGGPQNRMQQPNQVQQNRGAQNEQMQRQQPQVNQQRNEQNTQRPQQQQRPQEMERQQQVQQQQRQQQMQVQQRQQQQVNQQREQQQQQQQRQMQQRPQVQARPQMQQQRPQQQQQPRPQMQQAHPQPQPQRAAPPRGGGEEHHR comes from the coding sequence ATGCGAACGAAGAGCATGAACACGAAGGTTCTGAGCCGTACCGGCACGACGGTAGCACTTGCCCTGTTTCTGGGCGTAGCAGGCTGCAAGAGCAGCTCCCCGGCCCAGGCCCCCAACGTCATCAACACGGCGGCTGCGACGGCGAGCACCGGCACAGGCGTGGACCCTGCCGCCGTGAATATGGCTCCGGTCAATGGCGCTGCGCCGGCTCCCGCGCAAGGGCAGGTGATGGGCGCGCGCTCGGTCTACAGCGGCACCCAGTCCGGCGAAGAGTATCCGCCGCAGCAGGCCGCCCCGCAGCAGCCGCCTCCGGGCGAGACGGCTCCGGCGAACCCCGACGACTACGGCCCGAACCAGCAGTATGCGGCTGGGGATCAGGGTTCGTACGACAGCCAGGCCGATGCCGGTGAGGACGCGCTCTACGCCGACCAGCCGCCGCCGCCGCTGCCCGTCTACGAGCAGCCTGTGGTCGACGACCCTAACTACATCTGGACGCCCGGCTACTGGAGCTTCGGCCCCGGCGGCTACTTCTGGGTGCCCGGCGCATGGGTGGCTCCGCCCTTCATGGGTGCTCTGTGGACGCCCGGATATTGGGGATACGGCGGCAGCCGCTACCTCTTCCACCGGGGCTACTGGGGGCCGTACGTGGGCTTCTATGGCGGCATCAACTACGGCTTCGGGTACACGGGCTACGGCTACAGCGGCGGCTACTGGAACGGCAACAACTTCTACTACAACCGCTCGGTCAACCGGATCAATCCGGGTATCCGCAACTTCTACGAGCATCCTGTAGAGAGCCGTGGCGGCTACAGCCGCGTCAGCTATAACGGCGGGCGTGGAGGTCTTACCGTGCGGCCGCGGCCGGCGGAGATGGCGGCCATGAGGCAGCAGCGGGTTCCGGCGATGCGGACCCAGATCGACGCCGTGCGCTCGGCCGGGCAGAACCGCCAGCAGTTCTTCAACCAGAACAAGGGACGCCCTGCGGTAGCAGCCGCGGCCCGGCCCTATCAGGCGAACCGCGTCGCCGCTCCGGCTGCCATGCAGCATGTGCAGCAGCAGAACCAGCAGCGGCTGCAACAGATGAACGGGCAGCATCCGCAGCAGATGAATGGGCGTCCGCAGCCGGGGAACCAGCCACAGGGCAACCAGCAGCGCGAGCAGCAGCAGAGGCCGCAGCAGCCGACGGGAGCTGAACGCGGCGGACCGCAGAACCGGATGCAGCAGCCGAATCAGGTGCAGCAGAACCGGGGCGCTCAGAATGAGCAGATGCAGCGTCAGCAGCCACAGGTGAACCAGCAGCGGAACGAACAGAATACGCAGCGTCCGCAGCAGCAGCAGCGCCCGCAGGAGATGGAGAGGCAGCAGCAGGTGCAGCAGCAACAGCGTCAGCAGCAGATGCAGGTTCAGCAACGTCAGCAGCAACAGGTGAACCAGCAGCGCGAACAGCAGCAGCAACAACAGCAACGGCAGATGCAGCAGAGGCCACAGGTGCAGGCTCGCCCGCAGATGCAGCAGCAGCGTCCCCAGCAGCAACAGCAGCCGAGGCCGCAGATGCAGCAGGCGCACCCGCAGCCCCAGCCTCAGCGGGCGGCTCCGCCACGGGGTGGCGGGGAAGAGCATCATCGCTAA